One Dermatophagoides farinae isolate YC_2012a chromosome 1, ASM2471394v1, whole genome shotgun sequence genomic region harbors:
- the LOC124492841 gene encoding uncharacterized protein LOC124492841: protein MFFPGDLVALTIWIIMILTSTIDKNVVLATFCPPRCKCNEVKLLVFCNETQIDLVPIMLNPQLKELYLHGNRIKNIYSSFIVYQELQYLDLSNNQIGDTGKKSFIMQKKLKVLLLNGNNLTQLNNLSFYGLESLYLLDLSHNHLSEIYSRIFMSLNKLEWLDLSSNQITHINKEAFFGLLNLKRLNLHGNQLKHIPTQSFYHLQSLVALNLSSNRFTHIPEMAFSPLAMLEELIIDSCSISAIHSRAFIHLSNLNYLDLQNNRMANVPTESFSYVTTLRTLNLSNNLITVLKRNAFKNLTHLQTLTISSCPLSQIEKDAFIDNINLNRLVIENNKKLSRIEIGTFEQQHDSLEYLSLRSNMIAFLDWQTINIKRLHYIDLQQNPLACNCSLSWLIAYLKHSNMISQSQKDQVKCYFPNYLYGKKLITLSETDLSCSKLNSTMKTVVNIFTYTAMLILIMTMMIVICRRHKRCLPFCCICRQCRFSSCCCCRNCCSTESSSSSSTTSSPSSSSTIPSSSQPIIVGNHHHHHLLYQRQYYQNQQQYHYSHQQYTDNDDDDGVQNQLPAKSRLENSFYYPTKIINDELTRDKQQIQQQQKSYHFPYRTGTMTDSTRTSALSVDLHPIPNHSLPISHI, encoded by the coding sequence ATGTTCTTTCCTGGTGATCTAGTTGCACTTACTAtatggatcatcatgattttaaCATCGACcattgataaaaatgttgttttGGCTACATTCTGTCCACCACGTTGTAAATGCAATGAAGTAAAACTATTAGTGTTCTGTAATGAAACACAAATAGATCTAGTGCCTATAATGTTAAATCCACAGCTAAAAGAATTATATCTACATGGAAATCGTATCAAAAATATATACTCATCGTTTATTGTCTATCAAGAATTGCAATATTTAGATCtatcaaataatcaaattggtGATACCGgtaaaaaaagtttcatcatGCAAAAAAAGCTCAaagttttattattgaatggaaataatCTGACACAGTTGAATAATCTATCATTCTATGGTCttgaatcattatatttACTTGATTTAAGCCATAATCATCTATCGGAAATATATAGCCGTATTTTTATGAGCCTAAACAAATTAGAATGGCTCGATTTGTCATCTAATCAAATTACACACATCAACAAAGAGGCATTCTTTGGTTTACTCAATTTAAAACGGCTTAATCTACATGGTAATCAGCTCAAGCATATTCCAACACAATCCTTTTATCATTTGCAAAGTTTAGTTGCATTAAATTTGAGCAGCAATAGGTTCACACATATTCCTGAAATGGCCTTCTCTCCATTGGCAATGTTGGAAGAACTTATTATTGATTCCTGTTCTATTAGTGCCATACATTCACGTGCTTTCATACATTTGTCCAACTTGAATTATTTGGATCTACAAAATAATCGAATGGCCAATGTTCCGACGGAATCTTTCAGCTATGTGACCACATTGAGAACGCTAAACTTGAGCAATAATCTGATTACAGTATTAAAAAGGAATGCCTTCAAAAATTTGACACATCTGCAAACGTTGACCATATCATCGTGTCCATTAAGTCAAATCGAAAAAGATGCCTTCATTGACAATATTAATTTGAACAGGCTAGTGATcgagaataataaaaaattaagcCGTATCGAGATCGGTACATTTGAACAGCAACATGATTCATTGGAATATCTATCACTACGATCCAATATGATAGCTTTTTTAGATTGGCAAACAATCAATATAAAACGCCTTCATTACATTGACCTACAACAGAATCCATTGGCATGTAATTGTTCGCTTAGTTGGCTGATTGCCTATTTAAAACATTCCAATATGATAAGTCAATCCCAGAAAGACCAAGTAAAATGTTATTTTCCAAACTAtctatatggaaaaaaattaattacacTGTCCGAAACGGATTTATCTTGctcaaaattaaattcaacgATGAAAACAGTTGTGAACATTTTTACTTACACCGCTATGCTTATCTTAattatgacaatgatgattgtcatctGTCGTAGGCACAAACGTTGTTTGCCTTTTTGTTGCATATGTCGACAATGTCGATTTAGCTCCTGCTGCTGTTGCCGAAACTGTTGTTCCACTgaatcctcatcatcatcatcaacaacatcatcaccatcatcatcatcaactataCCGAGTTCTAGTCAGCCTATCATTGTaggcaatcatcatcatcatcatcttttatATCAACGCcaatattatcaaaatcaacaacagtaCCATTATTCACACCAACAATACacagacaatgatgatgatgatggtgttcaGAATCAACTACCAGCTAAATCTAGATTGGAAAACTCTTTCTATTATCCCACgaaaataattaatgatgaactGACACGCGACAAGcaacaaatacaacaacaacaaaagtcaTACCATTTTCCATACCGTACTGGTACAATGACCGATTCGACACGAACATCTGCTTTGAGCGTTGATTTACATCCAATACCAAATCATTCTTTACCAATCTCTCacatatga
- the LOC124492265 gene encoding transmembrane protein 170A: MGLGHSKDFDTSILGSFWDVIILGNQPIETFLAMWYYIFLWSLVSSVIIHLIASAIAFASLRRHKIARYSPIVILLSSIITPLFSYSITSAVIASVYRTASFVMYPIYAMFWGCGLTMSTTLFSFSRVLATL, from the exons ATGGGTCTTGGTCATTCAAAAGATTTTGATACATCAATATTGGGATCATTTTGGGATGTTATCATACTTGGAAATCAACcgattgaaacttttttag cAATGTGGTACTACATTTTTCTCTGGTCACTAGTTTCTTCAGTCATAATCCATTTAATCGCATCGGCCATAGCATTTGCATCATTAAGAAGACATAAGATTGCACGTTATAGTCCTATAGTAATTTTactttcatcaatcatcacacctttattttcatattcaatcaCATCCGCTGTGATAGCAAGCGTTTATCGTACAGCAAGTTTTGTTATGTATCCAATATATGCGATGTTTTGGGGATGTGGATTGACAATGTCAACAACATTGTTCTCATTTAGTCGTGTATTGGCAACATTAtaa